DNA from Bradyrhizobium diazoefficiens USDA 110:
GCCTGAATGATCCGGCCCGCCGTGGACGATACGGTGGCCAACTGCGCGCAAGCTGTCTTGGCCGAACCGGTCGTCGATGAAGGCGAGCGCGTCGGCGAACAGGTGGCCGCCGTCGGCATCGGCCTCGTCCCGCCGCTTCTCGAACAGGTCTTCGCCCGCGGGGCCTTTCACGACGAGCCGGGGCCTGGCCTCGTGCTCGTCGAGCAGGCCCTTGCAGAGCAGCGCAGGCTCGGCCGCCGAGATCTCGAACAGGCCGAACTTGATGCTCGACGAGCCCGAGTTGAGGACGAGAACCGCCTCTGGCGCCGGCATGGCGTCAGCCCGGCTTGCCCGGCCAGACCCAGTCGCGGATCTCGGGCATGTCCTCGCCGTGTTCGCGTACGTAACGTGAGTGCTCGAGCAGCTTGTCGCGGAGCTGCTGCTTCACCTGCGCGGCCCTGGTCGCAAGACCCGGCACGCGTTCGATCGCCTCGATCGCGAGGTGGTAGCGGTCGAGCTCGTTGAGCACGACCATGTCGAACGGCGTCGTCGTGGTGCCTTCCTCGGCGAAGCCGCGCACATGCAGGCCGGCATGGTTGGTGCGGTTATAGGTCAGCCGGTGGATCAGATGGGGATAGCCGTGATAGGCGAAGATCACCGGCTTGTCGCGCGTGAACAGGCTGTCGAAGTCGCGGTCGGACAGGCCGTGCGGATGCTGGTCCTGCGGCTGCAGCGTCATCAGGTCGACGACGTTGACGACGCGGATATTCAGATCCGGCAGCGCCTTGCGCAGCAGGTCGACGGCGGCAAGCGTCTCCAATGTCGGCACGTCGCCGGCACAGGCCATCACCACATCGGGCTCGCCACCCGCGTCTTCCGTGCCCGCCCAGGTCCAGATGCCGATGCCGACATCGCAATGCGTGGCGGCGTCCTGCATCGACAGCCATTGCGGCGCCGGCTGCTTGCCGGCGACGATCACGTTGATGCGGTTGTACGTCCGCAGGCAATGGTCGGCGATCCACAGCAGCGTGTTGGCATCGGGCGGGAAGTAGATGCGAACGATGTCGGCCTTCTTGTTGGCGACGAGGTCGACGAAGCCGGGGTCCTGATGACTGAAGCCGTTATGGTCCTGGCGCCAGACATGCGAGGTCAACAGATAATTGAGCGAGGCGATCGGCCGCCGCCACGGCAGATGCCGCGTCACCTTCAGCCATTTGGCGTGCTGGTTGAACATGGAATCCACGATGTGGATGAAGGCCTCGTAGCAGGAGAAGAAGCCGTGGCGTCCGGTGAGCAGATAGCCCTCCAACCAGCCCTGGCAGAGATGCTCGCTCAACACCTCCATCACGCGGCCGTCCTGCGCAAGATGCACGTCGTAAGGCTCGATCGGCTCCATCCAGACACGTTCGGTCGTCTCGAACACCGCATCTAGCCGATTTGATGCCGTCTCGTCCGGGCCCATGATGCGGAAATTGCGCTCTTGCGCGTTGAGGCGAATGACGTCGCGCAAAAATCTGCCGAGCTCGCGCGTCGCTTCTCCCGTGACGGCGCCGGGCTGCGGCACTTCGACGGCAAAGCTGCGGAAGTCCGGCAGCTTCAGCTCCTTCTTCAGCAACCCGCCATTGGCATGCGGATTGGCGCCCATGCGGCGATTGCCCTCGGGTGCCAGCGCCTGGAGCTCGGGGACGAGCGCGCCGCTCGCGTCGAACAGTTTCTCCGGCTCGTAGCTGCGCATCCAGTCTTCGAGCACCTTCAGATGCGCAGGGTTCTCGCGGCAGCTTGCGACCGGCACCTGATG
Protein-coding regions in this window:
- a CDS encoding phosphoketolase family protein, which gives rise to MTNQQQSAAASSDLDLLDRYWRAANYLSVGQIYLLDNPLLREPLRAEHIKPRLLGHWGTTPGLNFIYAHLNRVIRALDLNVLYVCGPGHGGPGMVANTYLEGSYSEIYPNIARDADGLRKLFRQFSFPGGIPSHAAPETPGSIHEGGELGYALVHAYGAALDNPDLVVACVVGDGEAETGPLAASWHSNKFLNPAHDGAVLPILHLNGYKIANPTVLGRMSDSEIRDLFRGFGHEPLFVEGDDPKLMHRIMADALDVAFASIRSIQQHARDGRKNIERPRWPMIVLRSPKGWTGPKEVDGKKVEGFWRAHQVPVASCRENPAHLKVLEDWMRSYEPEKLFDASGALVPELQALAPEGNRRMGANPHANGGLLKKELKLPDFRSFAVEVPQPGAVTGEATRELGRFLRDVIRLNAQERNFRIMGPDETASNRLDAVFETTERVWMEPIEPYDVHLAQDGRVMEVLSEHLCQGWLEGYLLTGRHGFFSCYEAFIHIVDSMFNQHAKWLKVTRHLPWRRPIASLNYLLTSHVWRQDHNGFSHQDPGFVDLVANKKADIVRIYFPPDANTLLWIADHCLRTYNRINVIVAGKQPAPQWLSMQDAATHCDVGIGIWTWAGTEDAGGEPDVVMACAGDVPTLETLAAVDLLRKALPDLNIRVVNVVDLMTLQPQDQHPHGLSDRDFDSLFTRDKPVIFAYHGYPHLIHRLTYNRTNHAGLHVRGFAEEGTTTTPFDMVVLNELDRYHLAIEAIERVPGLATRAAQVKQQLRDKLLEHSRYVREHGEDMPEIRDWVWPGKPG